One Manduca sexta isolate Smith_Timp_Sample1 chromosome 28, JHU_Msex_v1.0, whole genome shotgun sequence DNA window includes the following coding sequences:
- the LOC115456192 gene encoding anoctamin-4 isoform X4, which produces MENAQKPIEEITVKKVASRLGRVPRRRLEHLGTLGQTLETLDKQHQSVLDKVTFESERLRSSHSEASSRRNSDDGGRSRKEAFRSDGTSSEPPTANTTIHNAWGDLNSSTSTTRTELSGSDGIPDDLTFPQLSGTRRRSHESALPGTPLHDRPMWKSTDSLAPESAFGTSLADIMESPANRIHLRDDIKSIRSDSSEERRPRLGWRFVRNVTSAAGAFAPKFKEASTALPGTPLPRFQSKPDSKGSDYPSKNDRKPSMPNYLNEKEENVGETSPEGLEPESLMFRDGRRRIDMVLAYEEEDYGVMTEAEAKKREHRRTFQDNLVKEGLELELENKCLSFDEKTWFLKIHIPWKTEMRLAEVIGMKLPCKRFISISVRAWSDEKQLEKDKRWYAKWKRRWKELYEYEHSRIEPEPSFYAATDHRGVKREEQFLVKDRHTQFSPAQRSLLVMQILYRAKYDNNETKMGIRRLLNDGTYLACFPLHEGRYDVDLSDGTVTDRRLLYLEWARPCKWYKKQPLWLVRRYFGEKIGLYFCWLGFYTKMLYAPAIVGTLCFLYGLASMDSNDNIPSKEICDPKGPGNTTLCPLCDKACQYQTLSDSCLFAKITYLFDNPATVFFAIFMSFWATTFLELWKRKQCILRWEWDLGGGVDQDEEPRPEFEASVKTFRTNPVTREKEPYLPAWQKNMRYVATSSAVLFMIAVVMGAVLGTIIYRISMVSVIYGGSGFFIQRHAKIFTAMTAALINLVIIMILTRIYAKVAVYLTNLENPRTQTEYEDSYTFKIFFFEFMNFYSSLIYIAFFKGRFYDYPGDDQARKSEFFKLKGDICDPAGCLSELCIQLAIIMIGKQVFNNFLELGYPKFHNWWRQRSHRAVTRDPSKPHMAWEQDYHLQDPGRLALFDEYLEMILQYGFVTLFVAAFPLAPLFALLNNIAEIRLDAYKMVTQARRPLAERVEDIGAWYGILRGITYAAVVSNAFVIAYTSDFIPRMVYKYVYSPDNTLAGYIDHSLSLFNTSDYREEWGADENEVDPPVCAYRGYRNPPNGPDPYGLSPHYWHVFAARLAFVVVFEHVVFGLTGLMQLFIPDVPTELRTQIQRETLLAKEAKYEHGRRRLSTEYRQLISQKSEPSGERSGAWTRRTSRVSDGLDAHVSVAQRPTSPTITQ; this is translated from the exons ATGGAAAATGCCCAAAAGCCGATTGAAGAAATAACAGTGAAAAAAGTCGCCAGTCGTCTAGGTCGCGTTCCTCGACGGAGGTTGGAACATTTGGGCACATTGGGCCAAACATTGGAAACATTGGACAAGCAACACCAATCTGTATTAGATAAAGTTACTTTCGAGAGTGAGAGGTTAAGAAGCAGTCATAGTGAAGCATCTTCTAGAAGGAATAGCGATGACGGTGGCAGAAGTAGAAAAGAGGCATTTAGATCGG ACGGCACCAGTTCAGAGCCGCCGACCGCCAACACAACCATCCACAACGCGTGGGGCGACCTGAACAGCTCCACCTCCACCACCAGGACAGAGCTGAGTGGGTCTGATGGGATTCCTGATGATCTG ACGTTTCCCCAGCTAAGCGGGACTCGCCGAAGAAGCCATGAGTCCGCCCTTCCCGGTACTCCACTGCACGACCGGCCCATGTGGAAGTCCACGGACAGCCTCGCGCCAGAATCGGCGTTTGGTACATCCCTGGCTGATATTATGGAGAGTCCGGCTAACAGG ATCCATCTTCGAGACGACATCAAGTCCATAAGATCCGACAGCTCTGAGGAACGAAGGCCGCGGCTGGGTTGGAGGTTTGTCAGAAACGTGACGTCAGCGGCGGGTGCCTTCGCTCCCAAGTTCAAGGAGGCATCTACCGCGCTACCGGGAACCCCCCTGCCTCGTTTTCAG TCCAAACCAGACAGCAAAGGGTCTGATTATCCAAGTAAGAATGACCGGAAACCGTCAATGCCAAACTACCTCAACGAGAAGGAAGAAAATGTGGGAGAAACAAGTCCAGAG GGTCTGGAACCAGAATCGCTGATGTTTCGCGACGGCAGACGAAGGATAGACATGGTGTTGGCCTACGAGGAGGAAGATTACGGAGTGATGACTGAGGCTGAAGCTAAGAAGAGGGAACATAGGAGAACATTCCAG GACAATCTAGTCAAAGAAGGTTTGGAGCTCGAATTAGAGAATAAATGCCTGTCGTTCGATGAGAAGACGTGGTTCCTCAAGATCCACATCCCTTGGAAGACTGAAATGCGGCTGGCGGAAGTGATAGGCATGAAGCTGCCATGCAAGAGGtttatatccatatccgtaagGGCATGG agcgATGAAAAGCAATTAGAAAAAGACAAAAGATGGTACGCGAAATGGAAACGGCGGTGGAAAGAACTATACGAGTATGAACACAGTAGAATCGAACCTGAGCCTTCGTTCTACGCCGCCACTGACCATAGGGGGGTGAAGAGAGAGGAACA GTTTTTAGTCAAAGACCGGCACACACAGTTTTCGCCAGCCCAAAGAAGTTTACTAGTCATGCAGATATTATATAGAGCTAAATATGACAACAACGAAACTAAG ATGGGTATCCGTAGGTTGTTAAATGATGGCACTTATTTGGCATGTTTCCCGCTGCACGAAGGGAGATACGACGTGGATTTATCTGATGGCACAGTCACGGATAGGAGG CTTCTGTACTTAGAATGGGCGCGTCCATGCAAATGGTACAAGAAGCAACCACTGTGGCTCGTCCGCCGCTACTTCGGCGAGAAGATCGGCTTGTACTTCTGCTGGCTGGGCTTCTACACTAAGATGTTATACGCACCCGCCATTGTGGGGACCTTGTGTTTCCTCTACGGGTTAGCTAGTATGGACTCCAATGATAATATACCTAG TAAAGAGATCTGCGATCCCAAAGGTCCCGGCAACACGACGTTATGTCCGCTATGCGACAAGGCGTGTCAGTACCAAACCCTGTCGGACTCCTGCCTCTTCGCGAAGATTACGTACTTGTTCGACAACCCTGCTACAGTGTTTTTTGCTATTTTCATGTCTTTTTGGG CTACTACATTCCTTGAATTATGGAAGCGGAAACAATGCATTTTGAGATGGGAGTGGGACTTAGGCGGTGGCGTCGATCAG GACGAAGAACCACGCCCAGAGTTCGAAGCGTCAGTGAAGACATTCCGTACGAACCCAGTGACTCGGGAAAAGGAGCCATACCTCCCGGCTTGGCAGAAGAACATGAGATACGTAGCCACGAGCTCTGCCGTGCTGTTCATG ATAGCAGTAGTAATGGGAGCGGTGTTGGGCACAATCATCTACAGGATATCCATGGTATCTGTTATCTACGGCGGGTCAGGGTTCTTCATACAGCGGCACGCGAAGATCTTTACCGCGATGACAGCTGCTCTCATCAACTTGGTCATCATCATGATTTTAACTAGG ATCTACGCCAAAGTAGCAGTGTACTTAACAAACTTGGAAAACCCGAGAACACAGACTGAATACGAAGATTCATacactttcaaaatatttttctttgagtTTATGAACTTCTACTCTTCGCTCATATACATAGCTTTCTTTAAG gGCCGTTTCTACGACTACCCGGGAGACGACCAGGCACGGAAGTCAGAATTTTTCAAACTGAAAGGCGATATTTGCGACCCTGCAGGCTGTCTATCAGAGCTGTGTATACAGCTGGCCATCATCATGATAGGGAAACAGGTGTTCAACAACTTCCTAGAGCTGGGATACCC AAAGTTCCACAATTGGTGGCGTCAGAGATCACACAGGGCGGTGACCAGGGACCCGAGTAAGCCACACATGGCGTGGGAGCAGGACTATCACCTCCAGGACCCTGGACGACTGGCGCTTTTCGACGAGTACTTGGAAATGA TCCTGCAATATGGCTTCGTCACACTCTTCGTAGCGGCGTTCCCGCTGGCTCCCTTGTTCGCGTTGCTAAATAACATCGCAGAGATACGCCTGGACGCGTACAAGATGGTCACGCAAGCGAGAAGACCGCTGGCGGAGCGAGTTGAAGATATCGGAGCTTG GTACGGTATACTCCGTGGCATCACATACGCGGCTGTAGTTTCCAAC GCGTTCGTGATCGCGTACACGAGCGACTTCATCCCCCGCATGGTGTATAAGTACGTGTACTCGCCGGACAACACGCTCGCCGGGTACATCGACCACTCGCTCTCGT TGTTCAACACGTCAGATTACCGGGAAGAATGGGGGGCGGATGAGAACGAGGTGGACCCCCCGGTGTGCGCGTACCGCGGGTACCGGAACCCCCCGAACGGACCCGACCCTTACGGCCTGTCTCCCCATTACTGGCACGTGTTCGCCGCGAGACTCgcttttgttgttgtttttgaa CACGTTGTCTTCGGCCTGACCGGCCTGATGCAGCTGTTCATCCCGGACGTCCCAACGGAACTCCGCACACAAATACAGAGGGAGACACTCCTCGCTAAGGAGGCTAAGTATGAACATGGCAGGCGACGCCTCTCCACCGAGTACCGACAACTGATCAGCCAGAAGAGCGAGCCCAGTGGAG AGCGCTCGGGCGCGTGGACGCGGCGAACGTCGCGCGTGTCTGACGGTTTGGATGCACACGTCTCTGTGGCACAACGACCGACGTCCCCAACCATCACACAATGa
- the LOC115456192 gene encoding anoctamin-4 isoform X5, with protein MENAQKPIEEITVKKVASRLGRVPRRRLEHLGTLGQTLETLDKQHQSVLDKVTFESERLRSSHSEASSRRNSDDGGRSRKEAFRSVYDFTDGTSSEPPTANTTIHNAWGDLNSSTSTTRTELSGSDGIPDDLTFPQLSGTRRRSHESALPGTPLHDRPMWKSTDSLAPESAFGTSLADIMESPANRSVPFATDRKKIHLRDDIKSIRSDSSEERRPRLGWRFVRNVTSAAGAFAPKFKEASTALPGTPLPRFQSKPDSKGSDYPSKNDRKPSMPNYLNEKEENVGETSPEGLEPESLMFRDGRRRIDMVLAYEEEDYGVMTEAEAKKREHRRTFQDNLVKEGLELELENKCLSFDEKTWFLKIHIPWKTEMRLAEVIGMKLPCKRFISISVRAWSDEKQLEKDKRWYAKWKRRWKELYEYEHSRIEPEPSFYAATDHRGVKREEQFLVKDRHTQFSPAQRSLLVMQILYRAKYDNNETKMGIRRLLNDGTYLACFPLHEGRYDVDLSDGTVTDRRLLYLEWARPCKWYKKQPLWLVRRYFGEKIGLYFCWLGFYTKMLYAPAIVGTLCFLYGLASMDSNDNIPSKEICDPKGPGNTTLCPLCDKACQYQTLSDSCLFAKITYLFDNPATVFFAIFMSFWATTFLELWKRKQCILRWEWDLGGGVDQDEEPRPEFEASVKTFRTNPVTREKEPYLPAWQKNMRYVATSSAVLFMIAVVMGAVLGTIIYRISMVSVIYGGSGFFIQRHAKIFTAMTAALINLVIIMILTRIYAKVAVYLTNLENPRTQTEYEDSYTFKIFFFEFMNFYSSLIYIAFFKGRFYDYPGDDQARKSEFFKLKGDICDPAGCLSELCIQLAIIMIGKQVFNNFLELGYPKFHNWWRQRSHRAVTRDPSKPHMAWEQDYHLQDPGRLALFDEYLEMILQYGFVTLFVAAFPLAPLFALLNNIAEIRLDAYKMVTQARRPLAERVEDIGAWYGILRGITYAAVVSNAFVIAYTSDFIPRMVYKYVYSPDNTLAGYIDHSLSLFNTSDYREEWGADENEVDPPVCAYRGYRNPPNGPDPYGLSPHYWHVFAARLAFVVVFEHVVFGLTGLMQLFIPDVPTELRTQIQRETLLAKEAKYEHGRRRLSTEYRQLISQKSEPSGGERLE; from the exons ATGGAAAATGCCCAAAAGCCGATTGAAGAAATAACAGTGAAAAAAGTCGCCAGTCGTCTAGGTCGCGTTCCTCGACGGAGGTTGGAACATTTGGGCACATTGGGCCAAACATTGGAAACATTGGACAAGCAACACCAATCTGTATTAGATAAAGTTACTTTCGAGAGTGAGAGGTTAAGAAGCAGTCATAGTGAAGCATCTTCTAGAAGGAATAGCGATGACGGTGGCAGAAGTAGAAAAGAGGCATTTAGATCGG TTTACGATTTTACAGACGGCACCAGTTCAGAGCCGCCGACCGCCAACACAACCATCCACAACGCGTGGGGCGACCTGAACAGCTCCACCTCCACCACCAGGACAGAGCTGAGTGGGTCTGATGGGATTCCTGATGATCTG ACGTTTCCCCAGCTAAGCGGGACTCGCCGAAGAAGCCATGAGTCCGCCCTTCCCGGTACTCCACTGCACGACCGGCCCATGTGGAAGTCCACGGACAGCCTCGCGCCAGAATCGGCGTTTGGTACATCCCTGGCTGATATTATGGAGAGTCCGGCTAACAGG AGTGTACCATTTGCCACGGATCGGAAAAAG ATCCATCTTCGAGACGACATCAAGTCCATAAGATCCGACAGCTCTGAGGAACGAAGGCCGCGGCTGGGTTGGAGGTTTGTCAGAAACGTGACGTCAGCGGCGGGTGCCTTCGCTCCCAAGTTCAAGGAGGCATCTACCGCGCTACCGGGAACCCCCCTGCCTCGTTTTCAG TCCAAACCAGACAGCAAAGGGTCTGATTATCCAAGTAAGAATGACCGGAAACCGTCAATGCCAAACTACCTCAACGAGAAGGAAGAAAATGTGGGAGAAACAAGTCCAGAG GGTCTGGAACCAGAATCGCTGATGTTTCGCGACGGCAGACGAAGGATAGACATGGTGTTGGCCTACGAGGAGGAAGATTACGGAGTGATGACTGAGGCTGAAGCTAAGAAGAGGGAACATAGGAGAACATTCCAG GACAATCTAGTCAAAGAAGGTTTGGAGCTCGAATTAGAGAATAAATGCCTGTCGTTCGATGAGAAGACGTGGTTCCTCAAGATCCACATCCCTTGGAAGACTGAAATGCGGCTGGCGGAAGTGATAGGCATGAAGCTGCCATGCAAGAGGtttatatccatatccgtaagGGCATGG agcgATGAAAAGCAATTAGAAAAAGACAAAAGATGGTACGCGAAATGGAAACGGCGGTGGAAAGAACTATACGAGTATGAACACAGTAGAATCGAACCTGAGCCTTCGTTCTACGCCGCCACTGACCATAGGGGGGTGAAGAGAGAGGAACA GTTTTTAGTCAAAGACCGGCACACACAGTTTTCGCCAGCCCAAAGAAGTTTACTAGTCATGCAGATATTATATAGAGCTAAATATGACAACAACGAAACTAAG ATGGGTATCCGTAGGTTGTTAAATGATGGCACTTATTTGGCATGTTTCCCGCTGCACGAAGGGAGATACGACGTGGATTTATCTGATGGCACAGTCACGGATAGGAGG CTTCTGTACTTAGAATGGGCGCGTCCATGCAAATGGTACAAGAAGCAACCACTGTGGCTCGTCCGCCGCTACTTCGGCGAGAAGATCGGCTTGTACTTCTGCTGGCTGGGCTTCTACACTAAGATGTTATACGCACCCGCCATTGTGGGGACCTTGTGTTTCCTCTACGGGTTAGCTAGTATGGACTCCAATGATAATATACCTAG TAAAGAGATCTGCGATCCCAAAGGTCCCGGCAACACGACGTTATGTCCGCTATGCGACAAGGCGTGTCAGTACCAAACCCTGTCGGACTCCTGCCTCTTCGCGAAGATTACGTACTTGTTCGACAACCCTGCTACAGTGTTTTTTGCTATTTTCATGTCTTTTTGGG CTACTACATTCCTTGAATTATGGAAGCGGAAACAATGCATTTTGAGATGGGAGTGGGACTTAGGCGGTGGCGTCGATCAG GACGAAGAACCACGCCCAGAGTTCGAAGCGTCAGTGAAGACATTCCGTACGAACCCAGTGACTCGGGAAAAGGAGCCATACCTCCCGGCTTGGCAGAAGAACATGAGATACGTAGCCACGAGCTCTGCCGTGCTGTTCATG ATAGCAGTAGTAATGGGAGCGGTGTTGGGCACAATCATCTACAGGATATCCATGGTATCTGTTATCTACGGCGGGTCAGGGTTCTTCATACAGCGGCACGCGAAGATCTTTACCGCGATGACAGCTGCTCTCATCAACTTGGTCATCATCATGATTTTAACTAGG ATCTACGCCAAAGTAGCAGTGTACTTAACAAACTTGGAAAACCCGAGAACACAGACTGAATACGAAGATTCATacactttcaaaatatttttctttgagtTTATGAACTTCTACTCTTCGCTCATATACATAGCTTTCTTTAAG gGCCGTTTCTACGACTACCCGGGAGACGACCAGGCACGGAAGTCAGAATTTTTCAAACTGAAAGGCGATATTTGCGACCCTGCAGGCTGTCTATCAGAGCTGTGTATACAGCTGGCCATCATCATGATAGGGAAACAGGTGTTCAACAACTTCCTAGAGCTGGGATACCC AAAGTTCCACAATTGGTGGCGTCAGAGATCACACAGGGCGGTGACCAGGGACCCGAGTAAGCCACACATGGCGTGGGAGCAGGACTATCACCTCCAGGACCCTGGACGACTGGCGCTTTTCGACGAGTACTTGGAAATGA TCCTGCAATATGGCTTCGTCACACTCTTCGTAGCGGCGTTCCCGCTGGCTCCCTTGTTCGCGTTGCTAAATAACATCGCAGAGATACGCCTGGACGCGTACAAGATGGTCACGCAAGCGAGAAGACCGCTGGCGGAGCGAGTTGAAGATATCGGAGCTTG GTACGGTATACTCCGTGGCATCACATACGCGGCTGTAGTTTCCAAC GCGTTCGTGATCGCGTACACGAGCGACTTCATCCCCCGCATGGTGTATAAGTACGTGTACTCGCCGGACAACACGCTCGCCGGGTACATCGACCACTCGCTCTCGT TGTTCAACACGTCAGATTACCGGGAAGAATGGGGGGCGGATGAGAACGAGGTGGACCCCCCGGTGTGCGCGTACCGCGGGTACCGGAACCCCCCGAACGGACCCGACCCTTACGGCCTGTCTCCCCATTACTGGCACGTGTTCGCCGCGAGACTCgcttttgttgttgtttttgaa CACGTTGTCTTCGGCCTGACCGGCCTGATGCAGCTGTTCATCCCGGACGTCCCAACGGAACTCCGCACACAAATACAGAGGGAGACACTCCTCGCTAAGGAGGCTAAGTATGAACATGGCAGGCGACGCCTCTCCACCGAGTACCGACAACTGATCAGCCAGAAGAGCGAGCCCAGTGGAGGTGAGCGTTTGGAATAG